GCTCTGTGTAGTCGTACCAGCCTTTGCCGGTTTTCCGGCCCCACTCCCCTTTTTTAAATTTCTCGATCACCGATTTTTTCGGTCCGGCCTGCGGATCTCCGGTTTCTTCCATCCGCTGCATCCGCACGTAGTAGTTCACGTCAATCCCTGTCAAATCCATCAGGGCAAAGGGACCGATCGGATGGTTCAATGCCTTCAGGCATGCCAGGTCAATATCTTCAAACGATGCGATCCCCTGTTCGTACAGGGAAACCGCTTCATCCATCATCGCACCCAGAATCCGGTTGGCGACGAATCCGGATATCTCCTTGTGAAGCACGATTGGAATCTTGCCAATCTTGCGGGTCAATTCCACCGTAATATCAACCGTTTCCTGTGAGGTGTGCGGATTTCGTACAACCTCCACCAGCTCCATCACCAGCGCCGGGTTGAAGAAGTGCATATTGCAGACTTTCTCCGGCCGTTTTGTCGCATCGGCCACCTTCGAGCTGACGATGGTCGAACTGTTGGTCGCGAGGATTGCG
The sequence above is a segment of the Effusibacillus lacus genome. Coding sequences within it:
- a CDS encoding 3-hydroxyacyl-CoA dehydrogenase family protein encodes the protein MGIEEIRKILVVGSGAMGSQIAMVCALAGYEVALQDISQESLQKAEESLKGHMRRRVDKGRLTQAQVEEAFARLTFSENLEQAARDADFVIEAIIEKLEVKRQLFAELDRLTPAHAILATNSSTIVSSKVADATKRPEKVCNMHFFNPALVMELVEVVRNPHTSQETVDITVELTRKIGKIPIVLHKEISGFVANRILGAMMDEAVSLYEQGIASFEDIDLACLKALNHPIGPFALMDLTGIDVNYYVRMQRMEETGDPQAGPKKSVIEKFKKGEWGRKTGKGWYDYTEQAKSTSRSEATEAPDRTKGDR